A single window of Halobacillus naozhouensis DNA harbors:
- the brnQ gene encoding branched-chain amino acid transport system II carrier protein produces MRQKTSFSTYASIGIMLFGLFFGAGNLIFPIQLGQLAGTSFWPALIGFLVTAVGLPFMGILAIGLSGSQGLHDLASRVHPLFGIIFSLILYLTIGPFFAIPRTATVPFVVGFEPFIQPEQSSLWLALFSFLFFTIVYYLSLNSAKVMDVVGKYLTPSFLLFLSILIITAIVKPMGSFGEPTGDYGTLPFMTGFKEGYNTMDALGALAFGIVVIHAIKKMGITDTKAIAKTTWKSGLFAMGLMMLIYGLITYMGASSVSSVGTLENGGLIFAAVSQNYFGVFGSILLAIIIVLACLKTSIGLIIACSEFFHTIYPKISYKTFVLILSLMSFMVANFGLTNIILYAVPVLMFLYPLAIVLILLGLSSSLFKHKRSVYAGAMILTFFVSIIDGYNALVRTIPNAAVSLIEAVSNFYYSYLPLYDIGLGWILPSLIGAVIGYLWKDGNKTESPVLHRNAENLSH; encoded by the coding sequence TTCCTTTTGGCCTGCGTTAATTGGATTTCTTGTGACAGCCGTTGGTCTTCCATTTATGGGGATCCTGGCAATTGGTCTGTCGGGCAGCCAGGGGTTACACGATTTAGCGAGCCGAGTCCACCCTTTATTTGGAATAATATTCTCTCTCATTCTTTATTTAACCATCGGACCGTTCTTCGCCATTCCAAGAACAGCGACTGTCCCTTTTGTGGTCGGCTTTGAACCATTTATTCAGCCCGAACAGAGCAGTCTGTGGCTTGCCCTGTTCAGCTTCCTGTTCTTTACCATTGTCTATTATCTCTCATTGAACTCTGCAAAAGTAATGGATGTCGTCGGAAAATACTTAACCCCGTCTTTTTTACTGTTCTTATCTATTTTAATTATTACAGCCATCGTTAAACCGATGGGCAGTTTCGGTGAACCGACAGGCGACTATGGAACACTGCCATTTATGACAGGGTTTAAAGAGGGATATAACACGATGGATGCCCTCGGTGCGCTCGCGTTCGGAATTGTCGTCATCCATGCCATTAAAAAAATGGGGATTACTGATACGAAGGCGATTGCAAAAACGACTTGGAAATCAGGCTTATTTGCCATGGGACTGATGATGCTGATTTATGGATTAATTACGTACATGGGCGCCTCCAGTGTCTCAAGCGTTGGTACGCTTGAAAATGGCGGACTCATCTTTGCGGCTGTTTCCCAGAATTATTTCGGTGTGTTCGGTTCGATCTTATTGGCGATCATTATTGTACTCGCATGTTTAAAAACGAGCATCGGACTAATTATCGCCTGCAGCGAATTTTTCCATACCATCTATCCCAAAATCAGCTACAAAACATTCGTTCTGATTCTATCGTTGATGTCGTTTATGGTCGCCAACTTTGGGCTTACTAATATTATTCTATACGCCGTACCCGTGCTGATGTTCTTATACCCATTGGCCATCGTCCTGATCTTATTAGGTCTCAGCTCAAGTCTGTTCAAACATAAGCGCAGTGTCTATGCCGGCGCTATGATCTTGACGTTTTTTGTAAGCATCATCGATGGCTATAATGCATTGGTGAGAACGATCCCAAACGCTGCCGTTTCATTGATTGAAGCCGTCAGCAATTTCTATTACTCCTATCTGCCCTTGTACGATATCGGTCTTGGCTGGATTTTGCCGTCTCTCATCGGTGCCGTCATAGGTTACTTGTGGAAAGACGGAAACAAAACTGAATCTCCGGTTCTGCATAGGAATGCCGAAAACCTTTCCCATTAA
- a CDS encoding DMT family transporter — protein MGYILLTISLIFAVLGNTSVKLSQGFYKRMPSFGSFLFYGFCIYFLTLSVQHIEVSIAYAIWSGVTIAATTLIGILFFNESINKRKVSSVLLIIAGVLVLHLQS, from the coding sequence TTGGGCTATATACTTTTAACGATTAGTCTTATCTTTGCTGTACTTGGAAATACTTCTGTAAAATTATCACAAGGATTCTATAAACGGATGCCTAGTTTTGGATCGTTTCTCTTTTACGGATTTTGTATTTATTTCTTAACATTAAGTGTACAACACATAGAAGTTAGCATTGCGTATGCGATTTGGTCAGGAGTGACAATTGCTGCTACTACACTCATTGGGATTCTATTTTTTAATGAATCCATAAATAAAAGAAAAGTTTCATCTGTTCTGTTAATAATTGCCGGTGTTCTGGTTCTTCATCTTCAAAGCTAA